The sequence below is a genomic window from Candidatus Bathyarchaeota archaeon.
TTAATTAGAAAATGAATAAATTATGCTTTCAAATATCTTTCGTAAATATATATTTAAAAAAGTATAAAAAATTAGAAGAGTGGATAAGTTGAGCGAAGAAATTGAATTACCGCCCCAAGTACGTGAACAATTGATGCGTCTACAACAGCTTCAGCAAACTCTGCAAGCCGTTGTTACTCAAAAACAGCAATTGGAAATAGAGTTGACAGAGACAGACAAAGCAATGTTAGAATTAAAAAACGCAACAAAAGAAACTCCTGTATATAAAAGTGTAGGAAATATACTAATAAAATATGATAAAAAACGATTATTAGAAGAATTGACAGAGAGAAATGAGCTTCTGAATACGCGGGTTACAGTTTTGGGTAAGCAAGAAGAAAGGACTAAAGAACGGATCAAAGAAGTTCAAGAAAAACTTCAAGCAAGAATTGGCAAGAAATCACCCTAATAAAATTTTTTTGATAAAGTTATCAATTTGGTCTTTTTTCAAAGCGATATTATACACCAATTATTATCTGCACTTTTTTCTCGGAGAATTAGCGATTTTAAAATTAGATGCGACTCTATAAATTGAGGATAAAATTCTTTGTTCAACCTTAGAAATTT
It includes:
- a CDS encoding prefoldin subunit beta yields the protein MSEEIELPPQVREQLMRLQQLQQTLQAVVTQKQQLEIELTETDKAMLELKNATKETPVYKSVGNILIKYDKKRLLEELTERNELLNTRVTVLGKQEERTKERIKEVQEKLQARIGKKSP